GCCACTGGGCAACGCTCAGCAGGTGCATTCCTTTGAAGAATTGCTCGCCAACGCCGATGTGGTGAGCCTGCATGTGCCAGAAACCCCGCAGACCAAAAACATGATTGGCCATACTGAACTGGCCACCATGAAAAAGGGCAGTTTCCTGATTAACGCGTCCCGCGGCACAGTGGTAGACATCGATGCTCTGTCAGCCGCGCTCAAAGAAGAGCACATTGCCGGCGCTGCCATCGACGTGTTCCCGGTTGAGCCCAAGTCAAACGATGATGTGTTCCAAAGTCCTCTGCGTGGTCTGGACAATGTCATCCTGACCCCACATGTGGGTGGTTCTACCGAAGAGGCCCAGGAAAACATTGGTATCGAAGTGGCTGGCAAGCTCGCCAAGTACTCAGACAACGGCTCCACCGTGTCTGCGGTGAACTTCCCCGAGGTATCCCTGCCGATGCACAAGGGCACCTCACGTTTGCTGCACATTCACAAAAACCGCCCCGGTATTCTTATCAAGATTAACCAGGCGTTTTCTGAAAAAGGTATCAACATTTCCGCCCAGTACCTGCAAACCACCGCAGATATAGGTTACGTGGTGATGGAAGTGGACACCCACCAGGCCGAGGAAGCACTCGAGCAGCTGCGTGGCATCGAAGGCACCATCAGAACCCGTTTGCTGCACTGACAGTGACGCCAAAAAAGGCGCCCGGGGGGCGCCTTTTTATTTTTGCGTGTCAGGCCTGAATATGGTCATTCACCCGGCCATTGGGATCCGCTACAATCCCAGACTATTAAAGTTCATTTCAAGGAACAGGCAATGACATTTACCGTCTCACAGGCCGCCTGGGCGCTGGACAGCGAAGGCCCGGCATTGACCCTGAGCTTACTCAATCACCTCGGGCTGGTGTCTGTCACCGGCGAGCAGGGCAACAGCTTTATCCACGGCCAGGTCACCGCCGATATCAGCGCACTGGAACCCGGCCAATGGCGCTGGGGTGCCCACTGCGATCCCAAGGGCCGTATGCTGGCGACCTTCCGTACCTTTAAACTGGGTGACGCCCTGATGATGCTGGAGCCGCGCAGCGCGCTTGAAGTCTCACTGGCACAGCTGAAAAAGTATGCCGTATTCAGCAAGGCGGAACTTGTGGATATGAGTAGCGAACTGACCCTGCTGGGTGTCTCAGGTCCAGAGGCCGCCGGGTTTGTTGCCCGGCACTTTGGCACAGCCGAGGCAGATGTTTTCAGCACTGAGCAAGGCACAGTGCTCAAAGACGGTGAGCGTTTTATCCTGATCCTGGACAAGGCCAATGCCTGTGCCCTGATTGAGAAAAGTGGCCAGCCTCTCTATGGCGCTGGTGTGTGGCAAGCATTGGAAATCCGTGCCGGCTACCCCAATATCGCGGCCGGTCATGCCAGTGAGTACATTCCGCAGATGTGTAATCTGCAGGCCCTCGGCGGAATAAGCTTCAACAAGGGCTGCTACATGGGTCAGGAAACCGTGGCCCGCACAAAATACCGTGGCGGCAACAAACGCGCGCTCTACATCCTCTTTGGTGAAAGCCAGACACCGGTGCGTCTCGAAAGTACGCTGGAAATCGCCGTGGAAGGCGGGTATCGCAAGGCGGGCAACATCATTGAGGTGGTTAGCCGTGGCAATAAGGTTCTGATGACCGCTGTCCTCGCCAATGACACAGCGCCCGATGCGGTGCTGCGTCTCGCGGATGACCACGAAGCCAGTTTTACCCTGCTGCCTCTGCCCTACTCGCTGGAAGAAGAAGCGTAAGTCCTGTCGCCGATTAACAAAAAGAGGCGCCAGATGCGCCTCTTTTTTATTCCTATCCGGGGACAGGTAAAAGCAACACTGCCAAGTGCCAGACTAGCCTTCGGTTTCCATGTGCTTATCCCGCACGGCAACCACCTCGGGCAATATCTGCTTGAAGTGATCAACCAGCTCGGGGTCGAACTGCTTGCCGGCTTCCGACTCCAGCAAGGCCATGGTGTCTTCAATACTCCATGCCTTCTTGTATGGCCTGATGGAGGTCAGGGCATCGAACACATCGGCGATGGCCACAATACGCCCCTCGATGGGGATTTCAGTGCCGCTGAGACCATTGGGATAGCCTGAACCGTCCCATTTTTCATGGTGAGTCAGAGCAATGCGGCGGGACATCTGCAGCAGTGGATCCGGATGTTCGCCAATGATTTCGGCCCCTATGCTGGCGTGCTGCTGCATGATTTCCCACTCTTCGGCATCCAGTTTGGCGGGCTTTTTCAGCACCGCATCGGGCGTGCCTATTTTGCCGATATCATGCATGGGCGCGGCATTGTACAGGAGCTCACAGAAGGGTTCAGGCAACCCCGCCTGTCGGGCCAGCAATCTTGCGTAATGGCTCATGCGAACCACGTGCAACCCGGTTTCGTTGTCCTTGTATTCGGCGGCGCGGCCGAGACGGCGGATAATCTCAAAACGGGTCTGTTCGAGCTCTTTGGTCCGTTCCCGCACCTGCTCTTCGAGCAGTCTTTTCTGGTCGTAAAGTGCCAGGTGGGTTTTCACCCTCACCTTCACAATGGGCGCGCTCACGGGCTTGGTAATATAGTCCACGGCCCCCAACTCAAAACCCTGGGTTTCGTCGGCGACCTCGGCAAGGGCGGTAACGAAGATCACCGGGATATGGGCCGTCATGGGCTCCTGCTTGAGACGGCGACATACCTCATAGCCACTCATCCCCGGCATCATCACATCCAGTAAAATCAGATCCGGTGGCGACTTCAGCGCCAGCGCCAGCGCCCGAGGGCCATCGATGGCAACCTTGACCTTATAATCCTGCCCCAAGATCCCCACCAGAATATCGATGTTCTCAGGGGTATCATCCACCACCAGCACTGTGGCCTTTTCCATCGCAACCTCCCTTGTTGCCGCTCCTGCTGCGGGCAGTTTGTTAGCCGGGCAATCAGCGCCCACAACGATTTGTTATTGAGTATAGTCAGGCGGATTCGCCGTCGGTCTCAAGTTCCTGTATCAGTTCCCGCACCAAATCGGCGCCATCATCAAACTGGTAGCCCGCCACCATCTGGCTTACCGGCTTAAGCCTGGCCCATATGCCCGCTACCACTTGTCCAGAGAGCGACTCAAGGGTCGACACCGCATCGGCGTCGGCGTCCTCAAGCTGTGTCACCAGGGTATTGAGCACCTCTTTAAGGGCGTCCGCAGACAAAGGCTCACCACTCTCCACGCCCTGCTCTTCAACACCTTCTGTCATCCAACGTTCGATGGCTGCCACTATGGTTACCAACCGGGTTTCCACCGCTTCCAACTCGGCCTCGCAGGCCTCTCCCTGTGCGAGTTTGGCCTCGAGTTGTCGGGCCTCCTCTACCAGGGTGTCGGCGCTGAGGTTGCCCGCCACGCCTTTGAGGGTGTGGGCCAAACGAACGGCATCTTCCTGCTGTCCCAGTGCAAGGGCCTTGCGGATTTTCTTACCTGCCTGGGCCTGGCTGGTGACGAAACGCTCCAGAATGCGGCGATAGAGGCGCTCTGAGTTTTGTACCAACTGCAATCCCCGGTCGATGTCCAAATCTTCATGCTCAGGCCAGCTGGTGAGCGATGTCACCTCCTGGTCTGCCGCGGCGTCAGCGTCTGCTGACTCCAGCCCTTTGGCCTCGGGGCAGAGATACTGCAGCAGGGTCTGATAGAGGATCCCCACCTCAATGGGCTTGGCGATATGGTCGTTCATCCCCGCGAGCAAACACATTTCCTTATCGCCAGCCATGGCGTTGGCCGTCATGGCGACCACGGGGAGCTCCGCAAGCCCGGGCAGTTTTCTCAGCTCCCGGGTGGCCTGATAACCATCCATCACCGGCATCTGACAATCCATCAGTACCAAATCGAAGCTTTGTTGACCGAGTTTTTCCAGCGCAATCTGACCGTTGTCGGCGATGGAAAGCACCACCCCCACCTGCTCCAAAAACTCACTGGCCACCTCCTGGTTCATCTCATTGTCTTCCACCAGCAGGATACGTTTGCCCTTGAGGCCGGACAGTTTCTGGGCATCCATGGGCTGCGCCTTGCGCCGCACGGGTTTGTGTCCCTGACGACCCAGCGCCGACATGATGCCATCCAGCAAACGGGAAGCGCTGATGGGCTTGGTGATGTAGCCATTGATGCCCATCTCCTCCACCTTGTCGATAAACTCGCTGTTGGCATGGGCAGAAACCATCAGAATAAGGGGCGGCTGCTTGAGTTCCCGCATCCGTGCCGCGGTTTCAGTGCCATCCATCTCGGGCATTTTCCAGTCGATAAGGGCGATGCGGTAATCCCGCTCGGCACACTTCTCCAATGCCTCCATGCCGCTGCGGGCGCTGTCGACGGAAAAGCCCATGCTTTGCAGCGTGGTGCGAAGAATGTCTCTGGCGGTGCTGTTGTCGTCTACCACCAGCACCGCCATGCCTTCCAGTTCCTGTTCAACATTCAACTGGGCGTTTTGCGCCACCTTGACCGACACAGTGAAATAGAAGGTACTGCCATTGCCAAACTGGCTGTCGACCCCAATCTCGCCGCCCATCAGCTCCACCAGCTGTTTGCAAATGGCCAGCCCAAGACCGGTGCCGCCGTATTTGCGGGTGGTGGAGGTATCTGCCTGACTGAATGACTTAAACAGCTTGGCCTGTTGTTCTGCGGTGAGCCCTATGCCGCTGTCGCGCACGGCAAACTTGAGCTGCACCTGATCCTCATCCCGGGCCAGCTCGCTGATGGACAACATCACCTCACCGCGTTCAGTGAATTTAATGGCGTTATTCATCAGGTTAATCAGCACCTGGCTGAGACGCAGCGGGTCACCTTCAAGGTGTGTTGGCACGCCGGGGGCAACCGAAAACAGCAGCTCCAGCTGCTTATCGGCGGCTTTCACCGAAAACATGTCGCCGAGGTCTTCCAAAATGGTGTCCAGCTGGAAGGGCACCACTTCGATATCCAGTTTACCAGCTTCAATTTTCGAGAAATCGAGGATGTCGTTGATGATACCGAGGAGCGACTTGGACGCCCGCTCGATTTTTTCCACATAGTTGCGCTGCTTTCTGTCGAGCTCAGTCTGCAGGCACAGCTGTGACATACCAATGATGGCATTCATGGGGGTGCGGATTTCGTGGGACATGTTGGCGAGGAAATCGCTCTTGGCCTGGTTGGCCGCATCCGCATCCTCCTTGGCAGCCATCAGCTCGTCGGACAGCAGTTTGAGGCGGGTAATATTGGCGATACTCATCACCACGGAGCGCTCACCGCCGTCGCCTTCTTCCAGCACAGAAGCAATCACCGCCATCCACATCAGCTCGCCATCGCCATCGAGCATGCGCCACTCACCGCTGATACTGCCCTGCTCACTCTCAGCCAGGGCCTGATACAGGCCAGTGGCAAGTGCTCTGTCCTCTGGGTGCATCAGGTCCGCCAGCTGCTTACGCTTCAAGCTGTCGCTGCTTATGCCCAAATCACTGACAAACTGGCCGTTGCAATCCTTGATAATGCCCCTGTCGTCAAGGTTAACAATGCCGATACCGGCGTTATCAAACAGTGCCCTGAAGTGGGCCTCGCTTTGGGCTAGCTCAGTCTCCATGCGTTTACGGCCGCTGATGTCCATCAGATACCCGTTCCACACCAACGCATCCTGCTGCTTGCTGCCCCGGGCACCCGCCTCCAGCCAGCGCAACTCACCGGAAGGGAAATGGTATCTGAAGGCCTTGGTCCACTGCATGCCGTGACGACCGGCGAGCATTTGAATGATCTCGCCCCTGTCTTCTTCCACGATGCGCTCGGCCACCAGCTCGAAGTTATCCAGCACCTCATTGCGATGGAAACCCAGGGTCGCCATGGCCGCGCTTGAGAGGAAGGTAAAGCGTCTGTCACGCTCAGAGCGCCACACCAACTGGTACACAGTGCTGGGCACAGACTCGGTGATGGTTTCCAGCTGCTCCCGTGATTGCTCAATTCGCTCCTGAGCCAGCTTGCTCTCGGTGATGTCATTCAGGCTGCCGTCAAACCACACCGGATTGCCGTCTTCATCGTAGCTTGCCTTGCCCTTTTCATGGACCCAGCGAAGGCTGCCATCCCGGTGGCGAATGCGGTACTCCACCTCAAAGGCATGCTGCTCAGCGAGGGCGCCGGAAATAATCGCGTCGCAGCGCTCTGCGTCCTCATCAAGGATTAGCGAACCAAAGCTGCGCTTTTTGCTCTCAATAAAGTGCCAGGCAGGGTACCCGGTCAGCTCAGTGATGTTGTCGCTGACATATTCCATGGTCCAGGTGCCATTAATGCGGGTGCGATACACAGCGCCCGGGATATTGGACACCAAACCGCGAAAGCGGCTCTCACTCTCGCGGATTTGGCGCTCGACCGCCAATTGCTCTGTCAGGTCGCGAATGGAGGCCGCCACCTGACGCTGACCCCGACTGTCGGCGGGCAACAGACTCAGGCCAATTTGCACCGGAAACTGCTCGCCGCCACATTTAAGAGCATGCAGCGGCTTACCATTGGCCATCACCTTGTCTCTGCCACCTTCAATAAAGAGCTGGCGCTTGCCCTGATGGCCATGGCGCTCATTCTCGGGAATAAGCGCATCTATGTTCAGGTTCAGCATTTCCTCGCCGCTGTAACCGAACAGCTCCTGGCAACGACTGTTACTGAACACGAGTTGCCCCGATTCATCCACTATCAGCATGGCTTCGGGGGCCGCTTCCAGCACCGCATTGGACCAGGCGGCGGCGGAAAACTGCTCTGTCACATCGTTAAACAGCATCTCCACGGAGATCAGCTGTCCTTCATCATCCAAAAGCGGCTGCATAAAGAGGTCGAGCCGCCTGAGGCTGCCATCGGCGCCGGCCATTTCCACCTGATGGGGAGGAACCGCCTCGCCCCGCAGCGCCATCTCCATAAACTGCCAGTTTTGCTCGTTGATGGCGTTGCTGGAAAAGAGGCGCTGGTACTTGCGTTTCAGCACTTCCGGCGAAATCCCCAGCACCTTTTCTACCCCGGCACTGACCTGGTCGATATTGCCGTCTGGGGTCATGGAGCAATAAAACGACTTGTCGCTCATGCCGTCTATCAGGGTGGCAAAACGGTTGCCGCGGGAGTCCAGCAGCGCCTGTTCCCGCTCTTCCAGCACTTCGGCCATCTCGTTGAACTTATGACTCAGCGTGGCGATTTCCCGCACTACCCCCTCGGGTTTTTGCAAGCGTTTGATAAGTCCCTTACTGAAGTCGACAATACCGGTTTCCAGGGCTTCCAGGGGCTCGGTCAGGCGCTTGGCACTGTAATAGCTGGTCACCAGCAGAATCAAAGCCAGTACCAGGAGGCTCAAGGTTAAGGAACTGAATCCTTTTAAGAAAGTTTCGACCAATTCGGTTTGGGGCGTGATGACCAATACCCGCCATGCCAGTGGCGACACCTTGGCAATACTGGCCAGATACTGAACGCCGTTCAGATCTTTCAGGGCGACTTCCTGAGCCTCACCCTCAAGCACTTTTTTGGCGGCTTCCTCGCTGGCGACATCTTTCACCAGCCAGTCGCTGATGGTGGCGTTACGGGTCAGGTTGTTGTCGGGATGGTAAATAAGCGTGCCCCTGGCATCGAGCACCAACAGCTTTTTGGGATCGATACCCAGACGGATGGGCAAACTGGACAGCGCCAGATCCGTGGTCACTACCCCAAGCGGCTCCTCATCACCAAAGGGCTGGGAGAAGGTGATCATCTGAATGTTGCCAGCGCCGTCGTCGTAGTAGGGAGCAGTCCAGTACCCCTTGGGGCGTTTGAGGGCTTCCGTCCACCAGTCCCACTCACCGTTGGTGTAGTCATAGGCTTCTTTGCCTATATCCAGGGTGGCAATCGTCAAATCCTGACGAAACACATAGGGGGCAAATCGTTCCTGTCCGGGCGTAAAACCCGGTACAAAGGCGACGGCCGAGCCATAAAAACTGTCGTTTCGAGCCAGGCGATCGGTGAGTAATTGGTACAGAAAGGGCGCCTGTTGCAATTGCGCTTTGGCATCGAGGTGCCCAAGGGTAAAGGCGAGGGTTTGGGTATCCTGCTGGGCCAGCGTCAACTCAAACTCGAGACGCTTGGCGGCAAAATCTGCTTTTTCAGCCAGGTCAGCAAAAAAGGCTTTTTCTTCGGCCTTGTAGTTCAGCCAACCAGTGACCCCGGATACCCCGGTCATGATAATGATCAGGGGAACGGCTATCTGGAACAGGATCCGGCTTCGAAAGGTTGAGAGTTTTTCGGTATTTTCCTGCATGCGGCTGCCTCTATGACAATATCCCTGTGTACCGGCAAACCCGGCAATGTCGGTCAGACATGCACTCTCCCCTTCCCGGGAAGGACTTCAGCGGTTTGGCTCGTTCAGTCACTCAACTGATTGAACTTTGGCGAAAAAATAACTCGTCCATTTAACCATTCAAGATACGAATAGACAAGGGAGCCGGATCACCTTTTCACCAGTGACCAGTCCTGTTTACCCACCGCTGAAAGCCCTTTAAGTGCCAATACAGCTTAACTCACCAGGCCATCTTCAGCCTCTTTTGCACGGCTTGGCAGCGCAGCGTTCCCGCCCGGCATGGCCAGCATGCCAAAATAGCGCTGACTTTCGGCAAGGATGACGCTGCGCAGGCCAATCAGCGCTATCAGGTTGGGGATGGCCATCAGGCCATTGACGATGTCAGCAAGGAGCCATATCAGGTCGAGCTTGATAAAGGCACCGCCAGCAATCAGCAG
This portion of the Shewanella amazonensis SB2B genome encodes:
- the serA gene encoding phosphoglycerate dehydrogenase; this translates as MAKHSLDKDKIKFLLLEGVHQSAVDVLERAGYTNIEYHKASLADEALVASIKDAHFVGIRSRTQLSAEVLSKAEKLVGIGCFCIGTNQVDLKSAELAGIPVFNAPFSNTRSVAELVLGEIIMLMRGIPQRNALCHRGGWLKSANGSVEVRGKTLGVIGYGHIGTQLGILAETLGMRVKFFDIEDKLPLGNAQQVHSFEELLANADVVSLHVPETPQTKNMIGHTELATMKKGSFLINASRGTVVDIDALSAALKEEHIAGAAIDVFPVEPKSNDDVFQSPLRGLDNVILTPHVGGSTEEAQENIGIEVAGKLAKYSDNGSTVSAVNFPEVSLPMHKGTSRLLHIHKNRPGILIKINQAFSEKGINISAQYLQTTADIGYVVMEVDTHQAEEALEQLRGIEGTIRTRLLH
- the ygfZ gene encoding tRNA-modifying protein YgfZ, which produces MTFTVSQAAWALDSEGPALTLSLLNHLGLVSVTGEQGNSFIHGQVTADISALEPGQWRWGAHCDPKGRMLATFRTFKLGDALMMLEPRSALEVSLAQLKKYAVFSKAELVDMSSELTLLGVSGPEAAGFVARHFGTAEADVFSTEQGTVLKDGERFILILDKANACALIEKSGQPLYGAGVWQALEIRAGYPNIAAGHASEYIPQMCNLQALGGISFNKGCYMGQETVARTKYRGGNKRALYILFGESQTPVRLESTLEIAVEGGYRKAGNIIEVVSRGNKVLMTAVLANDTAPDAVLRLADDHEASFTLLPLPYSLEEEA
- a CDS encoding response regulator, whose translation is MEKATVLVVDDTPENIDILVGILGQDYKVKVAIDGPRALALALKSPPDLILLDVMMPGMSGYEVCRRLKQEPMTAHIPVIFVTALAEVADETQGFELGAVDYITKPVSAPIVKVRVKTHLALYDQKRLLEEQVRERTKELEQTRFEIIRRLGRAAEYKDNETGLHVVRMSHYARLLARQAGLPEPFCELLYNAAPMHDIGKIGTPDAVLKKPAKLDAEEWEIMQQHASIGAEIIGEHPDPLLQMSRRIALTHHEKWDGSGYPNGLSGTEIPIEGRIVAIADVFDALTSIRPYKKAWSIEDTMALLESEAGKQFDPELVDHFKQILPEVVAVRDKHMETEG
- a CDS encoding PAS domain S-box protein, whose product is MQENTEKLSTFRSRILFQIAVPLIIIMTGVSGVTGWLNYKAEEKAFFADLAEKADFAAKRLEFELTLAQQDTQTLAFTLGHLDAKAQLQQAPFLYQLLTDRLARNDSFYGSAVAFVPGFTPGQERFAPYVFRQDLTIATLDIGKEAYDYTNGEWDWWTEALKRPKGYWTAPYYDDGAGNIQMITFSQPFGDEEPLGVVTTDLALSSLPIRLGIDPKKLLVLDARGTLIYHPDNNLTRNATISDWLVKDVASEEAAKKVLEGEAQEVALKDLNGVQYLASIAKVSPLAWRVLVITPQTELVETFLKGFSSLTLSLLVLALILLVTSYYSAKRLTEPLEALETGIVDFSKGLIKRLQKPEGVVREIATLSHKFNEMAEVLEEREQALLDSRGNRFATLIDGMSDKSFYCSMTPDGNIDQVSAGVEKVLGISPEVLKRKYQRLFSSNAINEQNWQFMEMALRGEAVPPHQVEMAGADGSLRRLDLFMQPLLDDEGQLISVEMLFNDVTEQFSAAAWSNAVLEAAPEAMLIVDESGQLVFSNSRCQELFGYSGEEMLNLNIDALIPENERHGHQGKRQLFIEGGRDKVMANGKPLHALKCGGEQFPVQIGLSLLPADSRGQRQVAASIRDLTEQLAVERQIRESESRFRGLVSNIPGAVYRTRINGTWTMEYVSDNITELTGYPAWHFIESKKRSFGSLILDEDAERCDAIISGALAEQHAFEVEYRIRHRDGSLRWVHEKGKASYDEDGNPVWFDGSLNDITESKLAQERIEQSREQLETITESVPSTVYQLVWRSERDRRFTFLSSAAMATLGFHRNEVLDNFELVAERIVEEDRGEIIQMLAGRHGMQWTKAFRYHFPSGELRWLEAGARGSKQQDALVWNGYLMDISGRKRMETELAQSEAHFRALFDNAGIGIVNLDDRGIIKDCNGQFVSDLGISSDSLKRKQLADLMHPEDRALATGLYQALAESEQGSISGEWRMLDGDGELMWMAVIASVLEEGDGGERSVVMSIANITRLKLLSDELMAAKEDADAANQAKSDFLANMSHEIRTPMNAIIGMSQLCLQTELDRKQRNYVEKIERASKSLLGIINDILDFSKIEAGKLDIEVVPFQLDTILEDLGDMFSVKAADKQLELLFSVAPGVPTHLEGDPLRLSQVLINLMNNAIKFTERGEVMLSISELARDEDQVQLKFAVRDSGIGLTAEQQAKLFKSFSQADTSTTRKYGGTGLGLAICKQLVELMGGEIGVDSQFGNGSTFYFTVSVKVAQNAQLNVEQELEGMAVLVVDDNSTARDILRTTLQSMGFSVDSARSGMEALEKCAERDYRIALIDWKMPEMDGTETAARMRELKQPPLILMVSAHANSEFIDKVEEMGINGYITKPISASRLLDGIMSALGRQGHKPVRRKAQPMDAQKLSGLKGKRILLVEDNEMNQEVASEFLEQVGVVLSIADNGQIALEKLGQQSFDLVLMDCQMPVMDGYQATRELRKLPGLAELPVVAMTANAMAGDKEMCLLAGMNDHIAKPIEVGILYQTLLQYLCPEAKGLESADADAAADQEVTSLTSWPEHEDLDIDRGLQLVQNSERLYRRILERFVTSQAQAGKKIRKALALGQQEDAVRLAHTLKGVAGNLSADTLVEEARQLEAKLAQGEACEAELEAVETRLVTIVAAIERWMTEGVEEQGVESGEPLSADALKEVLNTLVTQLEDADADAVSTLESLSGQVVAGIWARLKPVSQMVAGYQFDDGADLVRELIQELETDGESA